Proteins encoded within one genomic window of Mycolicibacterium aubagnense:
- a CDS encoding LysM peptidoglycan-binding domain-containing protein, whose amino-acid sequence MGDTLQKGEKLEVGQSLTSNNGAYRLVLQEDGNLVLYAGEQSVWATATDGQDVQRAEVQDDGNFVLYTPDKPVWASQTAGTDNVRLVLQDDRNLVLYSGDDAKWSSETHTDEVPASPVEAAPEPAAEPEFAEVAAEPAAVEVAADPEPAPEPEVPAARTYTVQSGDTLWAIAEQFYGDGNRYPEIAGASGIDNPDLIQPGQLLTIP is encoded by the coding sequence ATGGGTGACACACTTCAGAAGGGCGAGAAGCTCGAGGTCGGCCAGTCGCTGACGTCGAACAACGGTGCGTACCGACTGGTCCTGCAGGAGGACGGCAACCTGGTGTTGTACGCAGGGGAGCAGTCCGTGTGGGCCACCGCCACCGACGGGCAGGACGTCCAGCGCGCCGAGGTCCAGGACGACGGCAACTTCGTGCTGTACACGCCGGACAAGCCAGTGTGGGCCAGCCAGACCGCCGGCACCGACAATGTCCGCCTCGTGCTGCAGGACGACCGCAACCTGGTGCTCTACAGCGGCGACGATGCCAAGTGGTCGTCGGAGACCCACACCGACGAGGTGCCCGCCTCGCCGGTCGAGGCTGCGCCGGAGCCGGCCGCCGAGCCCGAGTTCGCCGAGGTGGCTGCCGAGCCGGCGGCCGTCGAGGTCGCCGCCGACCCCGAGCCTGCCCCGGAGCCCGAAGTTCCCGCGGCGCGCACCTACACGGTGCAGTCGGGCGACACCCTGTGGGCCATCGCCGAGCAGTTCTACGGCGATGGCAACCGCTACCCGGAGATTGCCGGTGCCAGCGGAATCGACAACCCGGACCTGATCCAGCCCGGTCAGTTGCTGACCATTCCCTGA